From a single Asticcacaulis sp. MM231 genomic region:
- the addA gene encoding double-strand break repair helicase AddA, with product MNAQNIAADPKASSFLTANAGSGKTSTLVNRVARLLLGGAKPERILCVTYTKAAAAEMQGRLFERLGGWAVAADDELARDLASIDEAVHDLPRARALFAKALETPGGLKIQTLHGFCEKLLRRFPLEAGLSPAFQMLDDLIGGQLSEKASAGLLTLDTPELAEVMAARDRLIRKLKVMGFERLLQQFIHQHDDIKAHFDALQAKGDWAHDLFVSLGLEGVCTTHACLEAYENRLEWQLIRDLAAGLMAGSTSTNQKAGAAFLTLIEAQMAGKPLDFDVLKTVFFTQKDEPRKSPYTKETSAADALLMDRLAVDVADLMQRLKAAEIAENTLDGLRLFAIFSAIYQTQKRQEGALDFQDLINKTKALLSDHLMSVWVLFKLDGGLEHILVDEAQDTSQDQWAIVKALSAEFFSGRGQSDLARTVFAVGDEKQSIYGFQGAQPDKFLDAGQYFDAQVRAAEQKFVAPDLVESWRTLPEILGFVDAVFPAPDLSHALNFTGNTIVHKAQRNAHKGLVELWPLVRPIEAPEVMADDADIAPVDAPSHEPPSKRLARQLAATIKAEIEAGRSVYTKKTESPRPLHAGDILILVRKRDHLFEHIIRELKIAGVPVSGADRLKLGDHIAFQDLRALMRFCLQPNDSLSLACVLRSPLCDLSEDDLYSLAQGREGPLWGALLDHPDTDDRFAEARVLLLWAHRAAHQLTAFDFLARVLNRRDDAGRSIKQRFLTRLGDECEDVLEETLALALKGEGVGDSGLSACLDLFEFKAAQIKREQEEGGRSVRVMTVHGSKGLEAPWVILPIGPQHTSANKDDLLLRGESGDLYLCVGGRKWDTANISAIRAAKALKDEQEGLRLLYVALTRARDRLTLCGYAGKKATGKNNAFAPWYDLLSDAFARLPETTLEPMALKAPFDDEEQIKEAVVTLYGARSPLLSAEAAVLAPQVILPDFVTALVAQADVDSERGKERWAAISQMGDEDREEDERAPSPLESHNGLGRYRRGILIHKLFEILPDIATDKRPEVAARYLERQADLTDDQRGEMAQAVMTVLNDARFAEAFGPQSRPEIALAGGIGRTGRGDEIMLSGRIDRLVVTDSRVVIIDYKSNRPAPETAEGAAIAYQRQMAGYVALLRQIYPNHQVEAALLWTDGPRLTPLSEALVNLRLGEILSR from the coding sequence ATGAACGCTCAAAATATAGCGGCCGATCCGAAAGCCTCGTCTTTCCTGACCGCCAATGCCGGTTCGGGTAAGACCTCGACCCTCGTCAACCGCGTGGCGCGCCTGTTGCTGGGCGGCGCCAAGCCGGAGCGCATTCTGTGCGTCACTTATACCAAGGCGGCGGCGGCCGAAATGCAAGGCCGTCTGTTCGAGCGCCTAGGCGGCTGGGCCGTGGCGGCCGATGACGAGCTGGCGCGTGACCTGGCCAGCATCGATGAGGCGGTACACGATCTGCCGCGCGCCCGCGCCCTGTTCGCCAAGGCGTTGGAAACGCCGGGCGGGCTGAAAATCCAGACCCTGCATGGTTTCTGCGAAAAGCTGCTGCGCCGTTTCCCGCTCGAAGCCGGGCTATCACCCGCCTTTCAGATGCTGGACGATCTGATCGGCGGGCAGTTGTCGGAAAAGGCCAGCGCCGGTCTGCTAACGCTCGATACGCCGGAACTGGCTGAGGTGATGGCGGCGCGCGACCGACTGATCCGCAAGCTCAAGGTTATGGGCTTCGAGCGGTTATTACAGCAGTTCATACATCAACACGATGACATCAAAGCACATTTTGACGCGCTTCAGGCCAAAGGCGACTGGGCGCATGACCTGTTTGTCAGTCTGGGGCTGGAGGGTGTCTGCACGACACATGCTTGCCTTGAGGCCTATGAAAACCGTCTGGAGTGGCAACTGATCCGTGATCTCGCCGCCGGACTGATGGCGGGCAGCACCAGCACCAATCAGAAGGCGGGGGCGGCCTTCCTGACGCTGATCGAGGCGCAGATGGCCGGTAAGCCGCTCGATTTCGACGTGCTCAAGACGGTGTTCTTCACGCAAAAGGACGAGCCGCGCAAAAGCCCCTACACCAAGGAGACCAGCGCCGCCGACGCCCTGCTGATGGACCGGCTGGCGGTCGATGTCGCTGATCTGATGCAACGCCTGAAGGCGGCGGAAATCGCCGAAAACACGCTGGATGGCCTGCGCCTCTTCGCCATTTTCAGCGCCATCTACCAGACGCAGAAACGTCAGGAAGGCGCCCTCGATTTCCAGGACCTGATCAATAAGACCAAGGCCCTGCTGTCTGATCACCTGATGTCGGTCTGGGTGTTGTTCAAACTCGATGGCGGGCTGGAGCATATTCTGGTCGATGAGGCGCAGGATACCTCGCAGGATCAGTGGGCTATCGTAAAGGCTTTGTCGGCGGAATTTTTCTCCGGGCGCGGCCAGTCGGATCTGGCGCGCACCGTCTTCGCCGTAGGTGATGAGAAACAATCCATCTATGGTTTTCAGGGCGCGCAGCCGGATAAGTTCCTTGATGCCGGCCAGTATTTCGACGCTCAGGTGCGCGCCGCTGAGCAAAAATTCGTCGCCCCCGATCTGGTCGAAAGTTGGCGCACCCTGCCGGAGATTCTCGGCTTCGTCGACGCCGTCTTCCCGGCGCCGGATCTGTCTCATGCGCTCAATTTCACCGGCAATACGATTGTGCACAAGGCGCAGCGAAACGCTCACAAGGGTCTGGTCGAGCTATGGCCGCTGGTGCGCCCGATCGAGGCACCGGAGGTAATGGCGGATGACGCCGATATCGCGCCGGTCGATGCCCCGTCGCACGAACCGCCGTCGAAACGGTTGGCGCGGCAACTGGCGGCCACCATCAAGGCCGAAATCGAGGCTGGCCGCAGCGTCTATACCAAGAAAACCGAGTCGCCGCGTCCGCTCCATGCGGGCGATATCCTCATTCTGGTGCGCAAGCGCGACCATCTGTTTGAACATATCATCCGTGAACTGAAGATAGCCGGTGTGCCGGTTTCCGGCGCTGACCGGCTGAAACTGGGCGACCACATCGCCTTTCAGGACCTGCGCGCCCTGATGCGCTTCTGTCTGCAGCCCAATGACAGCTTGTCACTGGCCTGCGTTTTGCGCAGTCCGCTATGCGATCTCAGTGAGGACGACCTTTACAGTCTGGCGCAGGGCCGCGAAGGCCCTCTGTGGGGCGCGCTGCTCGATCATCCCGATACGGACGACCGTTTCGCCGAAGCGCGCGTGCTTCTGCTATGGGCACATCGCGCGGCGCACCAGTTGACCGCCTTTGATTTTCTGGCGCGGGTGCTCAATCGCCGCGATGACGCCGGACGCTCGATCAAGCAGCGTTTCCTGACCCGCCTTGGTGATGAATGCGAGGATGTGCTGGAAGAAACCCTGGCCCTGGCGCTGAAAGGCGAAGGCGTGGGCGATAGCGGCCTCTCCGCCTGTCTTGATCTGTTCGAGTTCAAGGCGGCGCAGATCAAGCGTGAGCAGGAAGAGGGCGGCCGTTCGGTGCGCGTCATGACCGTTCACGGCTCGAAGGGGCTGGAAGCGCCTTGGGTCATCCTGCCGATCGGGCCGCAGCACACCAGCGCCAACAAGGACGATCTTCTGCTGCGGGGTGAGAGTGGTGACCTTTATCTATGCGTAGGCGGACGAAAGTGGGATACAGCCAATATCAGCGCCATCCGGGCGGCCAAGGCGCTGAAGGACGAGCAGGAAGGCCTGCGCCTGCTCTACGTGGCCCTGACCCGCGCCCGCGACCGCCTGACGCTGTGCGGCTATGCCGGCAAGAAAGCGACCGGCAAGAACAACGCCTTCGCCCCATGGTACGACCTGCTGAGCGATGCCTTTGCGCGTCTGCCGGAGACCACGCTGGAACCGATGGCCCTGAAAGCGCCGTTCGATGATGAGGAACAAATCAAAGAGGCGGTGGTGACGCTGTACGGTGCCCGTTCGCCTCTGCTGAGCGCCGAGGCGGCGGTGCTGGCGCCCCAGGTCATCCTGCCGGACTTCGTGACCGCGCTTGTGGCGCAGGCCGATGTCGATAGCGAACGCGGCAAGGAGCGCTGGGCAGCGATTTCGCAGATGGGCGACGAAGACCGCGAAGAGGACGAACGCGCGCCGTCGCCGCTCGAATCGCATAATGGCCTTGGCCGTTATCGCCGCGGCATCCTGATCCACAAGCTGTTTGAAATTCTGCCCGATATCGCGACGGACAAGCGCCCTGAGGTGGCGGCGCGCTATCTGGAGCGCCAGGCCGATCTCACCGACGATCAGCGCGGCGAAATGGCACAGGCGGTGATGACGGTCCTCAACGATGCGCGTTTTGCCGAGGCTTTTGGTCCGCAATCGCGCCCGGAAATAGCGCTGGCCGGTGGCATTGGCAGAACCGGGCGCGGCGACGAGATCATGCTGTCGGGCCGGATCGACCGGCTTGTGGTGACCGATAGCCGCGTGGTCATTATCGATTACAAATCGAACCGCCCGGCGCCGGAGACGGCGGAAGGCGCCGCCATCGCCTACCAGCGCCAGATGGCCGGCTATGTCGCCTTGCTGCGGCAGATCTATCCGAACCACCAGGTCGAGGCGGCGCTTTTGTGGACGGATGGACCAAGATTGACGCCCTTAAGCGAGGCTTTAGTAAATCTCAGGCTTGGCGAAATTTTGAGTCGTTGA
- the trxA gene encoding thioredoxin, translating into MATHKITDESFEADVLKSDTPVLVDFWAEWCGPCKQIAPILEELADGLGDKIKIAKINIEDSPMTPSRFGVRGIPTMMLFKNGQMTSMKVGAMPKAKLLEWLGENQIA; encoded by the coding sequence ATGGCTACGCACAAGATCACCGACGAAAGCTTTGAAGCCGATGTCCTGAAGTCCGACACGCCTGTTCTGGTCGATTTCTGGGCCGAATGGTGCGGCCCGTGTAAGCAGATCGCGCCGATCCTCGAAGAACTGGCCGATGGCCTGGGCGACAAGATCAAGATCGCCAAGATCAATATCGAGGATAGCCCGATGACACCGTCGCGCTTCGGCGTGCGCGGCATCCCAACCATGATGCTGTTCAAGAATGGCCAGATGACCTCGATGAAGGTCGGCGCCATGCCGAAGGCGAAGTTGCTTGAATGGCTGGGTGAAAACCAGATCGCCTGA